From a single Hymenobacter sp. YIM 151500-1 genomic region:
- a CDS encoding putative LPS assembly protein LptD has protein sequence MKPWFIVLTLLLSLPALPRAHAQQLPRPTNVPADVRRPPRIINAPQPAAPVRQDTAAVVSGSPDSLRVAAGGRRGNVESTVKYKAQDSIRFEVQNKRAILYDKANVDYGTMNLKAARITVDYTTNVVTAEGAADSTGRLRDKPVFTDAGATYQAERIAYNTKSRRGRITGVVTQQGEGFIHAETLKKNKEGEAFGRNAVYTTCNLEHPHFYINASKMKLVPGEKRKVVTGPFNLVIGDIPTPLGFLFGYFPSPAGKRASGIIFPTFGQAADRGFFLRNLGYYWAANEHIGVRLTGDIYSGNAEKFGGWRGTAEVQYITRYRYSGLFTFNYSSQPTTRLLGSTDVNTNPNFNLPRSAQTFAVQWSHTPVARPGGGRFSANVNISSSNGDYYRQNSLDPRRYLSPAFQSNITYAKQLRNAPINYSLQLSQSQNTQSGTMDFTLPDVTVGVARQFVYELLGLEPRKIYEQLAFSYDLTAQNRLSNSLPARQLQSGIPLIGGSRETTVVPVKFSTLNTLLRNSQTGVRHNFGITLGSYTFKHININPTVSYGEVWYFKKLDYRFEPTAQAVRIDTVTGFNRLYNYSGGVNLTTNLYGTIVRKGTRKIQALRHKITPSVSYNYSPDLTSSSDAFQATDVQNLRDPSTGRPYSATELYSRNEGLLLPRFNGFVFGVPTSTEVSQVNFSLQNSVEMKVRNSNDTTGTTPFNKVSLIDGLDFNIGYNLAADSFQLSPLSAVFRTQVARKLNILLNGNFEFYQQDSARRLIDKFLWDQKRPRLARLASAQLTMSYQFNPAQGKRKSAVPRDVAPVNDPTLGSPRPVNPYEDYVDFEIPWELSTNFTATYANQGPLIVRPGRPRNSPYTAATLNLNGSVKLTETLRFGFSTNYDFVNKNAAFTTLDVFKDLHCWQINGNWRPFGPTRGYFVTIAAKSSLLQDLKLSRNRTFLNN, from the coding sequence TTGAAACCCTGGTTTATAGTGCTGACGCTGCTGCTGAGCCTGCCGGCGCTGCCCCGCGCGCACGCCCAGCAGCTACCGCGCCCCACCAACGTGCCCGCCGATGTGCGCCGCCCGCCCCGCATTATCAATGCGCCGCAGCCGGCCGCCCCCGTGCGCCAGGACACAGCCGCCGTGGTATCTGGCTCACCCGACTCGCTGCGGGTAGCTGCCGGAGGCCGCCGCGGCAACGTGGAATCCACGGTGAAGTACAAAGCCCAGGACTCCATTCGGTTTGAGGTGCAGAACAAGCGGGCCATTCTCTACGACAAGGCCAACGTGGACTACGGCACTATGAACCTGAAGGCCGCCCGCATCACCGTCGACTACACCACCAACGTGGTGACGGCCGAGGGAGCAGCCGACTCTACCGGCCGCCTGCGCGACAAGCCCGTGTTTACGGATGCCGGCGCCACCTACCAGGCCGAGCGGATTGCCTACAACACCAAGAGCCGGCGCGGACGCATTACGGGCGTGGTTACCCAGCAGGGTGAAGGGTTTATTCACGCCGAAACGCTGAAGAAAAACAAGGAGGGCGAGGCTTTCGGCCGCAACGCCGTGTACACCACCTGCAACCTGGAGCACCCGCACTTCTACATCAATGCTTCCAAGATGAAGCTGGTGCCGGGCGAGAAGCGCAAGGTCGTGACCGGGCCGTTCAACCTCGTTATCGGCGACATTCCCACGCCCCTGGGCTTTTTGTTCGGGTATTTTCCTTCGCCAGCTGGTAAGCGGGCTTCGGGCATCATCTTCCCCACCTTCGGGCAGGCCGCCGACCGGGGCTTCTTCCTGCGCAACCTGGGCTACTACTGGGCCGCCAACGAGCATATCGGGGTGCGCCTCACCGGCGACATCTACTCCGGCAACGCCGAGAAGTTTGGGGGCTGGCGCGGCACCGCCGAAGTGCAGTATATCACGCGCTACCGCTACAGCGGCCTGTTCACGTTCAACTATTCCTCCCAGCCCACCACCCGGTTACTGGGCTCCACCGACGTGAATACCAACCCCAACTTCAACCTGCCCCGCTCCGCGCAGACGTTTGCTGTGCAATGGTCGCACACGCCGGTGGCCCGGCCGGGAGGCGGGCGGTTTTCGGCTAACGTCAACATCAGCAGCAGCAACGGCGACTATTACCGCCAGAACTCCCTGGACCCGCGCCGCTACCTTTCGCCGGCGTTCCAGTCCAACATCACCTACGCCAAGCAGCTGCGCAACGCGCCCATCAACTACTCCCTGCAACTCAGCCAAAGCCAGAACACCCAGTCGGGCACCATGGACTTCACCCTGCCCGACGTGACGGTGGGCGTGGCGCGGCAGTTTGTGTACGAGCTGCTGGGCCTGGAGCCGCGCAAGATTTACGAACAGCTGGCCTTTTCTTACGACCTGACGGCTCAGAACCGCCTCTCCAACTCCCTGCCCGCACGCCAGCTGCAAAGCGGCATCCCCCTCATCGGCGGCTCCCGCGAAACCACGGTGGTGCCGGTGAAATTCTCCACCCTCAACACCCTGCTGCGCAACTCCCAAACCGGCGTGCGTCACAACTTTGGCATTACGCTGGGCTCCTACACGTTTAAGCACATCAACATCAATCCCACGGTCAGCTACGGGGAAGTGTGGTACTTTAAAAAGCTGGATTACCGGTTTGAGCCCACGGCCCAGGCCGTGCGCATTGATACGGTTACGGGCTTCAACCGCCTCTACAACTACTCCGGTGGCGTCAACCTGACCACCAACCTGTACGGCACCATTGTGCGCAAGGGCACGCGCAAAATCCAGGCCCTGCGCCACAAGATTACGCCTAGCGTCAGCTACAACTACTCGCCTGACCTGACCAGCAGCTCGGACGCCTTTCAGGCGACTGATGTTCAAAACCTGCGCGACCCGAGCACCGGGCGCCCCTATTCGGCGACGGAGTTATACAGCCGGAACGAAGGGTTACTGTTGCCCCGTTTCAACGGTTTTGTGTTTGGGGTGCCCACCAGCACCGAGGTGAGCCAGGTGAATTTCTCCTTGCAGAATTCCGTGGAAATGAAGGTGCGCAACAGCAACGACACCACCGGTACCACGCCTTTCAACAAGGTCAGCCTGATTGACGGCCTGGATTTCAACATCGGCTACAACCTGGCGGCCGATTCGTTTCAGTTGTCGCCGCTGTCGGCGGTGTTCCGCACCCAGGTGGCGCGCAAGCTGAACATTCTGCTGAACGGCAACTTCGAGTTTTACCAGCAGGATTCCGCCCGCCGCCTCATCGACAAGTTTCTGTGGGACCAGAAACGGCCCCGCCTGGCTCGACTGGCCTCGGCCCAACTCACCATGAGCTACCAGTTCAACCCGGCCCAGGGCAAGCGCAAATCGGCCGTGCCCCGCGACGTAGCCCCGGTAAACGACCCCACGCTTGGCTCGCCGCGCCCAGTTAACCCCTACGAGGACTACGTGGACTTCGAGATTCCGTGGGAGTTGAGCACCAACTTCACGGCCACCTACGCCAACCAAGGCCCGCTGATTGTCCGCCCCGGCCGTCCACGCAACTCGCCCTACACGGCCGCCACGCTCAACCTCAACGGTTCGGTGAAGCTCACTGAAACCCTGCGCTTCGGCTTCAGCACCAACTACGACTTCGTAAACAAAAACGCGGCCTTCACCACCCTCGACGTCTTCAAGGACCTGCACTGCTGGCAAATCAACGGCAACTGGCGCCCCTTCGGCCCCACCCGCGGCTACTTCGTCACCATTGCCGCCAAGTCCAGCCTGCTCCAGGACCTGAAGCTGAGCCGCAACCGCACGTTCTTGAATAATTAG
- a CDS encoding N-acetylmuramoyl-L-alanine amidase family protein: MSLRAVAPGAPTLPPKYKLRTVVLDAGHGGKDRGCAGVKAREADVALKIVLALGRHIEENMPDVKVVYTRKTDVFVELADRAGIANKHNADLFISVHCNAAAPNAFGTEVWTMGPHKTDANLSVAKRENAVILQEDNYKERYNGFDPTSPQSHILFSLYQSAHIVNSIRFAQKVDRQFRTTVGRPSRGVKQAGFLVLWKSTMPSVLIEAGFLTNRREEQYLNDKAGQSYMASGIYRAFRDYKNELEATTGGD, translated from the coding sequence TTGTCCCTGAGGGCCGTGGCGCCGGGGGCGCCCACGTTGCCTCCCAAGTATAAGCTGCGCACCGTGGTGCTGGATGCCGGCCACGGTGGCAAAGACCGGGGCTGCGCCGGCGTGAAGGCCCGCGAAGCCGATGTGGCCCTGAAAATTGTGCTGGCCCTGGGCCGGCACATCGAGGAAAACATGCCCGACGTGAAGGTGGTCTACACCCGCAAAACCGACGTGTTTGTGGAGCTGGCCGACCGCGCCGGCATTGCCAACAAGCACAACGCCGACCTGTTTATCTCGGTGCACTGCAACGCCGCCGCGCCCAATGCCTTCGGCACGGAAGTCTGGACCATGGGCCCGCACAAAACCGACGCCAACCTGTCGGTGGCCAAGCGCGAAAACGCGGTAATCTTACAAGAAGACAACTACAAGGAGCGTTACAACGGCTTCGACCCGACTTCGCCGCAGAGCCACATCCTGTTTTCCTTGTACCAGAGCGCCCACATCGTCAACAGCATCCGGTTTGCCCAAAAGGTAGACCGGCAGTTTCGTACTACGGTGGGGCGGCCCTCGCGCGGGGTCAAGCAGGCGGGCTTTCTGGTGCTCTGGAAATCCACCATGCCCTCGGTGCTGATTGAGGCCGGCTTTCTAACCAACCGCCGCGAAGAGCAGTACCTAAACGATAAAGCCGGGCAGTCGTATATGGCGTCAGGTATTTACCGGGCTTTCCGCGACTACAAAAATGAGCTGGAAGCAACCACTGGCGGCGACTAA
- a CDS encoding MlaD family protein, with protein sequence MSKEIKVALLGIVAIVALVLGFNFLKGSNLLSSDRTFYAKYDNVDGLTVGNPVILNGIKVGQVKEMHLVPEEGNRVRVALELQKGVVVGDSTIASLSGSLLGSKTITLFMGKNSKEYSGGEELKSYTVASITDAFQAKALPVLGTVDSTLIKVNSFLSKDAKVSLQQTLLNAQGSTEALRNLLVMNQRNINQITTNMARLTKDLNTTSQKFDRIAANFAQLSDSLKGAPVGPAMRKLNATMGEAQATMTSLNKSLNDQQGSLGKLIHDTALYNNLNATAASSNALISDLKANPKRYVHFSVFGGGKEKKKTETTVKANGEVEKETKTVTSPTTSDTAVTPQAQ encoded by the coding sequence GTGTCGAAAGAAATCAAAGTAGCCTTGCTGGGCATTGTGGCCATTGTGGCGCTGGTGCTGGGGTTCAACTTCCTGAAAGGCAGCAACCTGCTGTCATCGGACCGTACGTTCTATGCCAAGTACGACAACGTAGACGGCCTGACCGTGGGCAACCCGGTAATCCTCAATGGTATAAAAGTGGGCCAGGTCAAGGAAATGCACCTGGTGCCCGAGGAAGGCAACCGGGTGCGCGTGGCCCTGGAGCTGCAGAAAGGCGTGGTGGTGGGCGACTCTACGATAGCCAGCCTGAGCGGCTCGCTGCTGGGCTCTAAAACCATTACCCTGTTCATGGGCAAAAACTCGAAGGAGTACAGCGGCGGCGAGGAGCTGAAGTCTTACACCGTGGCCAGCATCACCGACGCCTTCCAGGCCAAGGCCCTGCCCGTGCTGGGCACCGTCGACTCCACGCTCATCAAGGTGAACAGCTTTCTGAGCAAGGATGCCAAAGTGAGCCTGCAGCAAACCCTGCTCAACGCCCAGGGCAGCACCGAGGCCCTGCGCAACCTGCTGGTGATGAACCAGCGCAACATCAACCAGATTACCACCAACATGGCCCGGCTGACCAAGGACCTGAACACGACCAGCCAGAAGTTTGACCGGATTGCCGCCAACTTCGCCCAGCTCAGCGACTCGCTGAAAGGGGCGCCCGTGGGGCCGGCTATGCGCAAGCTCAACGCCACCATGGGCGAGGCCCAGGCCACGATGACCAGCCTGAACAAGTCGCTCAACGACCAGCAGGGCTCCCTGGGCAAGCTCATCCACGACACGGCCTTGTACAACAACCTCAACGCCACCGCCGCCAGCTCCAACGCCCTGATTTCCGACCTGAAAGCTAACCCCAAGCGCTACGTGCACTTCTCGGTGTTTGGCGGGGGCAAGGAAAAAAAGAAAACCGAAACTACAGTAAAGGCAAACGGGGAGGTAGAGAAGGAAACCAAAACTGTCACTTCCCCCACAACTTCTGACACCGCCGTGACGCCTCAGGCCCAGTAG
- a CDS encoding acyl-CoA carboxylase subunit beta, which yields MDLEFNKNEDQLKQLTFQLQQRLKKVQLGGGEKRIAAHKAKGKLTARERIEYLLDKDTETLEIGAFAGEGMYPEEGGCPSGGVVVVIGYVQGRQCVVVANDATVKAGAWFPITAKKNLRAQEISIENKLPIIYLVDSAGVYLPMQDEIFPDKEHFGRIFRNNAVMSSLGIVQLAAIMGPCVAGGAYLPIMSDEAMIVDGTGSVFLAGSYLVKSAIGESIDNETLGGATTHSEISGVTDYKFANDEECLDHIRNIFDKLGATPTAGFSRKTPAQPKENPQEILGLLPADRVKPYDMMDIIRRLVDDSEFEPYKDLYGQTLICGLARIDGWAVGIVANQRKIVKTKKGAMQMGGVIYSDSADKAARFIMNCNQKRIPLVFLHDVSGFMVGSQSEHGGIIKDGAKMVNAMSNSVVPKFSVIVGNSYGAGNYAMCGKAYDPRLIVAWPTAQLAVMSGAAAANTLLQIQVAAAEAKGDKLTDEAKKEMFDRIKARYDEQLSPYYAAARLWVDAIIDPLETRKVISQGIAMANHAPIERAYNVGVIQV from the coding sequence ATGGACCTCGAGTTCAACAAAAACGAAGACCAGCTTAAGCAACTAACCTTTCAACTTCAGCAGCGCCTGAAAAAAGTGCAGCTCGGCGGCGGCGAGAAGCGCATTGCCGCCCACAAAGCCAAAGGCAAGCTCACGGCCCGTGAAAGGATAGAATACCTACTCGACAAAGACACTGAGACGCTGGAAATCGGGGCGTTTGCGGGGGAGGGGATGTACCCGGAAGAGGGCGGCTGCCCCAGCGGGGGTGTGGTGGTGGTGATTGGCTACGTGCAGGGCCGGCAGTGCGTGGTGGTAGCCAACGACGCCACCGTAAAGGCCGGGGCCTGGTTTCCGATTACGGCCAAGAAGAACCTGCGGGCCCAGGAAATCAGCATCGAAAACAAGCTGCCTATCATCTACCTCGTCGATTCGGCGGGGGTGTACCTGCCCATGCAGGACGAAATCTTTCCCGACAAGGAGCACTTCGGCCGCATCTTCCGCAACAACGCCGTGATGAGCAGCTTGGGCATCGTGCAGCTGGCCGCCATCATGGGGCCTTGCGTGGCCGGCGGGGCCTACCTGCCCATTATGAGCGACGAGGCTATGATTGTGGATGGCACCGGCTCGGTGTTTCTGGCCGGTTCCTACCTGGTAAAGTCGGCCATCGGCGAGAGTATCGACAACGAAACGCTGGGCGGGGCCACCACGCACTCCGAAATTTCGGGCGTGACGGACTATAAGTTCGCCAATGACGAAGAGTGCTTGGACCACATCCGCAACATCTTCGACAAGCTGGGGGCCACACCCACGGCCGGCTTTTCGCGCAAGACGCCCGCCCAGCCCAAGGAAAACCCGCAGGAAATTCTGGGCCTGCTGCCCGCCGACCGGGTGAAGCCCTACGACATGATGGACATCATCCGGCGCTTGGTAGATGATTCGGAGTTTGAGCCCTATAAGGACCTCTACGGCCAGACCCTCATCTGCGGCTTGGCCCGCATTGATGGCTGGGCGGTGGGCATCGTGGCTAACCAGCGCAAAATCGTGAAGACCAAGAAGGGCGCCATGCAGATGGGCGGCGTCATCTACTCCGACTCGGCCGACAAAGCCGCGCGCTTCATCATGAACTGCAACCAGAAGCGCATCCCGCTGGTGTTCCTGCACGACGTGTCGGGCTTCATGGTGGGCTCCCAGTCGGAGCACGGCGGCATTATCAAGGACGGCGCCAAGATGGTGAATGCCATGAGCAACTCGGTGGTGCCCAAGTTTTCGGTGATTGTGGGCAACTCATACGGGGCCGGCAACTACGCCATGTGCGGCAAAGCCTACGACCCCCGCCTCATCGTGGCCTGGCCCACCGCCCAACTGGCCGTGATGAGCGGAGCCGCCGCCGCCAACACGCTCCTGCAAATTCAGGTAGCGGCAGCCGAAGCCAAAGGCGACAAGCTCACCGACGAAGCCAAAAAAGAAATGTTCGACCGGATCAAAGCCCGCTACGACGAGCAGCTCTCGCCCTACTACGCCGCCGCGCGGTTGTGGGTGGATGCTATTATTGACCCGCTGGAAACCCGCAAGGTTATTTCGCAGGGCATTGCCATGGCGAATCACGCGCCGATTGAGCGGGCGTATAATGTGGGCGTAATTCAGGTTTGA
- a CDS encoding UPF0175 family protein produces MKTLTLTIPDNLDLTDREAAMLLASRLYEQGKLSLGQAAELAGYSKRTFMELLGQYGVSVINHSADDLARDVANA; encoded by the coding sequence ATGAAAACGCTAACCCTCACCATCCCTGATAATCTGGACCTCACCGATAGGGAAGCCGCCATGCTGCTGGCTTCCCGGCTGTACGAGCAAGGTAAACTGTCACTGGGGCAAGCGGCGGAGCTGGCTGGTTACAGCAAGCGCACCTTCATGGAGCTGCTGGGGCAATATGGAGTATCGGTTATCAACCATTCGGCCGATGATTTGGCGCGTGATGTAGCCAATGCCTGA
- a CDS encoding DUF3368 domain-containing protein: protein MPELVISDASCLILLTTIGELTMLQRLYDTVLTTPTVAAEYGMPLPEWVKLEAAHDEYRQQLLEMQLDAGESSAIALALEKAHCTVILDDYKACRVAEQMGLQLTGTLGIVVKAKRRGIIPAVKPLLQRIKQTNFRLSVELENQVLRLAGEL, encoded by the coding sequence ATGCCTGAATTGGTTATTTCCGACGCCAGCTGCCTGATTCTGCTGACCACTATTGGTGAGCTGACGATGCTACAACGGCTGTATGACACCGTACTTACCACGCCCACCGTGGCGGCTGAATATGGAATGCCGCTGCCGGAGTGGGTGAAGCTGGAAGCAGCTCACGATGAGTATCGACAGCAACTTCTGGAAATGCAACTGGATGCGGGGGAATCGAGTGCCATTGCGTTGGCCTTAGAAAAAGCACACTGCACAGTAATTCTGGACGATTATAAAGCCTGTCGCGTGGCTGAACAAATGGGGTTGCAACTCACGGGCACCTTGGGAATAGTAGTGAAGGCTAAACGACGTGGAATTATTCCGGCCGTGAAGCCACTGCTGCAACGCATCAAACAGACCAACTTCCGTCTGTCGGTCGAGTTAGAGAATCAAGTATTGCGGCTGGCCGGCGAGTTATGA
- a CDS encoding DUF1572 domain-containing protein, whose product MTADYLTSARKQFEYYKLLGDRTFAQLPDEALFWQYNAESNSIATIVKHLWGNMMSRWTDFLTTDGEKEWRQREAEFDNDVQTRAELLARWEQGWSCLFAALDLLNESNWHTIVYIRNQGHSVLEAINRQLAHYPYHIGQIVYIGKMVQDAGWESLSIPRGKSQAFNAEKFAQPQRRAHFTDEFLTGPAPSSPH is encoded by the coding sequence ATGACCGCCGACTACCTCACCAGTGCCCGCAAGCAGTTCGAGTACTACAAGCTGCTCGGCGACCGGACCTTTGCCCAACTGCCCGACGAGGCACTGTTCTGGCAGTACAATGCCGAAAGCAACAGCATTGCCACCATCGTTAAGCATCTGTGGGGCAATATGATGTCGCGGTGGACCGACTTTCTGACTACGGACGGCGAGAAAGAGTGGCGACAGCGGGAAGCGGAGTTCGACAACGACGTGCAGACGCGGGCGGAGCTGCTGGCCCGGTGGGAGCAGGGGTGGAGCTGCCTGTTTGCGGCCCTGGACTTGCTGAATGAAAGCAACTGGCACACCATCGTGTACATCCGCAACCAGGGCCACTCGGTGCTGGAGGCCATCAACCGGCAACTGGCGCATTACCCGTACCACATCGGGCAAATCGTGTACATCGGCAAAATGGTGCAGGATGCCGGCTGGGAATCCTTATCCATTCCGCGGGGGAAGTCGCAGGCGTTTAACGCCGAGAAGTTTGCCCAGCCCCAACGCCGCGCCCACTTTACCGACGAATTCTTGACGGGCCCAGCGCCTTCTTCTCCGCACTAA
- a CDS encoding NmrA family NAD(P)-binding protein — translation MKRLLITGATGNVGMEVLRSLAVTPTDDVTVLAGVRDVARVQPQLRELPTVTPVRFDFADASTYEPALRGVTGVFLLLPAGLPDAPRRFGELVAAAQAAGVQHVVYMSVQGAEDMRLIPHHRIEKAVMQGGVPYTLLRPAYFMQNFNSTLRDDLVRRNLIYLPAGQARFTLIDVRDIGRVAAEVLRQPTAHAGQAYTLTGTESLTFGEMAVTLTQGLGRPIRYLSPNPLRFFLTKKRQGTATGFILIMILLHYLARFQRTAPTTDWVQRVTGQAPLTFAEYVRDYRAELS, via the coding sequence ATGAAACGTCTGCTAATTACCGGCGCCACCGGCAACGTGGGAATGGAAGTGCTGCGGAGCCTGGCCGTCACCCCCACCGACGACGTAACCGTGCTGGCCGGCGTCCGGGACGTAGCCAGGGTCCAGCCGCAGCTGCGGGAGCTGCCGACCGTGACGCCCGTGCGCTTCGATTTCGCCGATGCCAGCACCTATGAGCCCGCGCTGCGCGGCGTGACTGGCGTGTTTTTGCTGCTGCCCGCCGGGCTGCCCGATGCTCCCCGGCGCTTTGGGGAGCTGGTGGCAGCAGCGCAGGCGGCGGGCGTGCAGCACGTGGTGTATATGTCGGTGCAGGGGGCCGAAGACATGCGCCTGATTCCGCACCACCGGATTGAAAAAGCGGTGATGCAAGGCGGCGTGCCCTACACGCTGCTGCGGCCGGCTTACTTCATGCAAAACTTCAACAGCACCCTGCGCGACGACCTCGTACGCCGCAACCTGATTTACCTGCCCGCTGGCCAGGCCCGCTTTACGCTGATTGACGTGCGCGACATTGGGCGGGTGGCGGCCGAGGTGCTGCGCCAGCCCACGGCCCACGCCGGCCAGGCCTACACGCTCACGGGCACCGAGTCGCTGACTTTCGGTGAAATGGCTGTTACGCTCACCCAGGGCCTGGGCCGGCCCATCCGCTACCTGTCGCCTAACCCGCTACGTTTTTTTCTCACAAAAAAGCGCCAAGGCACAGCTACTGGGTTTATTCTGATTATGATTCTGCTGCACTACCTGGCTCGCTTCCAGCGGACGGCACCCACCACCGACTGGGTGCAGCGCGTAACCGGGCAGGCTCCGCTCACCTTCGCCGAGTACGTGCGCGACTACCGCGCGGAGTTGAGTTGA